The DNA window GACCGCGTTGTTCGGCAATATCCTTGACCGAGCAGCATTCAACCAGGCTTTGCACCACGTCCGCCTCGGCAGTGGTCAAATCGAAGGCGCGCTTCAAAATGTCGGAAAATCCCGCCGGGCAACTCACCTCGGACGAGGCGGCCAGCACAAATTGGTCACCGGCGCCAACCTGCATCACCTGCAGGCGCACTACGATAAAATGACCCTTGGCGCGCGACCGCAACCGCAACACAGCGGCGTTTTCTGCCTGCCCTGTCAGCAATGAACGGGACGTGGTCAGAATACTGTCGATGTCTTCGGCATTCACCAGCATCGTTCCAAGCGGGGCCCCCAGCTTAAGGCCCAGCAACGCGCGGGCCGCCGGGTTTGCCGCCGCCACGATGTGATCGGCATCAAACAGGAAAGCCGCAACCATATCGAACGGCGCCAAGGCCGCGTCCAGTTCATCTTGCGTGCTGCTTTGATCCAACCGGTCAAGAAAGGCCCCTGCCCGGTCGAAATGGCTGGACATCGTCGCGTCATCCAACAGCCGCGGCGACGAGAAATCCGCCCCCTCGCGCAGCGGCGCAATGGCGGTTTCCCAGACGTCCAGCAACGTCTCATAGCGGGTCGGATCAAGCGCTACATCATACAGCCGCTCAATCGCCTCGTCTCGTGTTTTTCCCGTCAGACTGTCTTCCTGCGTCTGAGAGGACGTGGTTCGCCGATCCATCGCGCTTGTCCCGGTTTAGGTCCTCGGTCGGTAATGCCGACCCAGCCACGTTAACTGCAATGGCCAGCTTGACCAAGTGTCCGACCCGCCGGAAATGCCGAATTGACGCATAATTGATGAGGCTGTTTTGCAGAGCGCCCACTTGCTTTGACCTTTACGAAAAAGGCCTGTCGAATGGCTGCTTTGAGCCCATATTAACCGTTGCTGCGAATTGCACGAACGTCTGCATCCATTGCCAACTCAACACGCGACGGTCAGCATTGCTGGCGTTGACCCAATTGTTCTGGCGCGATTGCCACATTGCTCGGTTTTCGACTTAATTTTTGCTGACTTCTGGCATATTCCCATGTGAAGATGGTGCCGAGTTCTGCAATGTTCTCGCGGCAAGCACCGAAAAATTTGTTCCCAGGAGTAGCCCCATGCCCGGCTCGTTCTCGTATACCCTGCAAACCGTAAATGGTGACCCGTTTGTCGACGGTGGCAATATCAACATCACTACCGGCACGGTCAGCGGCGCGGTCTTCAATGAATTTGATATTGTTACACTCAGCGACGTGGCGGCAGGGGATACCATCACGATCGGCGGCCTTGTATACACTTACGATTATCTGGGCTCCCACGATGTTCGCGGTGATCCACTGCAACCTGCCGCCTATATACGGATCACCTCGGTTCCGACTGGCGGCACGCTTTCGATCGGCGATACATTCGCACTCGATCTCACCGGCCTTCCCGGCGATCCGGATTACCCAAACCTGCAAAATGGGAATACCAAAGGTTCTGTCGCCGAACTCGACACAACGACCGAGGTGAAATTCCCCGGCGTCATCTGTTTTGCGGCCGGCACGATGCTGCTAACCCCAAATGGGGAAGTTGCCATAGAAGACCTGCACAGGGGTGATCTGGTGGAAACCGCGGATGCCGGTGCTCAACCGGTTCTTTGGATTGGCAGAACCAAGATAGAATTTGACGCCAAAAACGAAGATCAAAAGCCGATTTTGATCGCCTCTCATTCCTTAGGAACGGACAAACCAATTCGGGATTTGGTCTTGTCACCTCAGCACAAGATTTTGCTGGATGGCACCGACGGCCAAGGCGTTCTCGCGCCCGCAAAGGGGCTGTCAAAACAACGGGGCGTGCGCAGAATGCAAGGCCGCACAAAGGTTGAGTATTTCCACGTCCTGCTGCCAGCACACAGCATCATCTTCGCGGATGGTCTTGCCACCGAAAGTTTTTATCCCGGTGAGACAGCATTGAAAATGCTCTCGGCACAACAGCGCGCAGCCGTCGAAGCAGCCGTGCCTTTCCTTAAAAAGGATTTTGGTTCATACGGCCCGCAAGCCCGCGCTTCTCTAACCCGCAGCCAAGCAGAGGAATTGCCAAGAGGGCAGCACGGATTGGGCTTTGGTGAGATCCCAGTAGTACGTAAATCAGCATAAGGTTTTCCCCGACTGAGGCGGCGTAGGCCGTTTCGGATGAGAACTAAGCCAATGCACTTGCGATTGTTGAGCCAGAAAAGCGACCGCATTTTGCTATTCGACAGGAAAGCAGACCTTCGAGTTATAGCGTTCAGCGGCGGCTTTGTTCCGCAATCCAGACCTTCATCACGACACCTCGATTCGGAACGCTTGGCCATCCAACCTCGCCTTCCCACCCGCCAAAACCGCTAAGCACCGCCTGCCCCCAACAGCACCGCGCTTTGACCCGCCAAGAACTCTCCCAGCCGTTTGCGCACCGCCCGCATCTGTTGCGTTTCGACTGTGTCGACATGGTGCGCCACCCAAAGCGGCACGGTCAGGTGCGGCATCGCGCCCTGCAATCTGACCAATCGCGGGTCGTGGTCGCCAATTATGCACGGCAGCACCGAGATGCCACCGCCAAGCGCGGCCATCTCGCGCAATGTCAGGAAGCTGTCGCAGGCTGTCGAAAGTTGATCACGGCCGATATTGTCGCCCATCCATTTCGCTGCAATAGACCGCGACAAGGGGCCCGCCAGCACGAACCATGTCGTCTCGGCCTCGTGGGTGCCATAGGCCGCAAAACCAAGCTCGGTGACCGCCGTGCCGACAAGATCATCTGACAAAGCGACGGATGGGCGCACGACGATATGGGCTTGCTCTCGGATCAGGTCCAGATGGGCGTTGCTGCTTAGAAGCGTTACCCGCAGATTGCGGTCCCCCGCCGAAAGGCCCATGGCAAATTGAGACAGGACCGTCGCACAAAGTGAATCAGTCGATGTGATCCTGACCGTGCCTGAAAGCTCCTGACGACCGCCGCTTGCAAGGCGGCTGACCTCGCGGATTGCAGCCTCGGCATTTTGCGCGGCGCGAATCACATGCACGCGGTCGGGCAACAGCCGATACCCCTGCGCTGTGCGTTCAAAAACCGCCGCGCCGTGGCGCTCTTCAAAGGCCGCGACATGGCGCAACACGGTCGCATGGTTTACCCCCAACCGCTTTGCCGCCTGCAACACCGATCCGGTCTCGGCCACGGTCAGAACATAGCGCAGATCATCCCAATTTTCGTTGTGCAATTTTTCATAGCCTCTTTCGCTTATTTGCATACTGTTACCATATTTTTGAACAGTTACCCTAAAGGCAATAAAATTCGCAACACGCAGCACGGAGGATTGAGATGCGGAACTATATGATGGCAGGCCTCGCCGTTGGGGCTTTATCAGTTGCAACACTGGCCTTTGCAGATGGCCATAACGAGAAACAACTCGCGTCCGCCGCCAAGGC is part of the Aliiroseovarius sp. M344 genome and encodes:
- a CDS encoding LysR family transcriptional regulator → MHNENWDDLRYVLTVAETGSVLQAAKRLGVNHATVLRHVAAFEERHGAAVFERTAQGYRLLPDRVHVIRAAQNAEAAIREVSRLASGGRQELSGTVRITSTDSLCATVLSQFAMGLSAGDRNLRVTLLSSNAHLDLIREQAHIVVRPSVALSDDLVGTAVTELGFAAYGTHEAETTWFVLAGPLSRSIAAKWMGDNIGRDQLSTACDSFLTLREMAALGGGISVLPCIIGDHDPRLVRLQGAMPHLTVPLWVAHHVDTVETQQMRAVRKRLGEFLAGQSAVLLGAGGA
- a CDS encoding Hint domain-containing protein; its protein translation is MPGSFSYTLQTVNGDPFVDGGNINITTGTVSGAVFNEFDIVTLSDVAAGDTITIGGLVYTYDYLGSHDVRGDPLQPAAYIRITSVPTGGTLSIGDTFALDLTGLPGDPDYPNLQNGNTKGSVAELDTTTEVKFPGVICFAAGTMLLTPNGEVAIEDLHRGDLVETADAGAQPVLWIGRTKIEFDAKNEDQKPILIASHSLGTDKPIRDLVLSPQHKILLDGTDGQGVLAPAKGLSKQRGVRRMQGRTKVEYFHVLLPAHSIIFADGLATESFYPGETALKMLSAQQRAAVEAAVPFLKKDFGSYGPQARASLTRSQAEELPRGQHGLGFGEIPVVRKSA